The following coding sequences lie in one Loxodonta africana isolate mLoxAfr1 chromosome X, mLoxAfr1.hap2, whole genome shotgun sequence genomic window:
- the ARHGAP36 gene encoding rho GTPase-activating protein 36 isoform X2, whose amino-acid sequence MQIEESTRQASRRRGNVAQRMFGRIRRLFNRRRDEPSLPPEFTRRGRRGAVSVDSLAELENGALLLQTLQLSKISFPIGQRLLGSKRKMSLNPIAKQIPQVVEACCSFIEKNGLSTVGIFTLEFSAARVRQLREEFDQGLDVVLDDTQNVHDVAALLKEFFRDMKDSLLPDDLYMSFLLTATLKPEDQLSALQLLVYLMPPCHSDTLERLLKVLHKITENCEDSIGSDGQLVPGNRMTSTNLALVFGSALLKKGRLAKRESRKTRLGIDHYVASVSVIRSMIDNWDILFQVPPHIQRQVAKRVWKASPEALDFIRRRNLRRIQSARIKMEEDALLSDPVENSAEARAAVLAQSKPFDEGSSEEPDVPPGTARSHDDEEGAGNLPIPEQDRPLLRVPREKEAKTGISYFFP is encoded by the exons ATGCAGATTGAAGAATCCACCCGTCAGGCTTCCCGCCGACGTGGAAACGTGGCGCAAAGGATGTTTGGCCGCATCAGGCGCCTTTTCAATCGCAGGCGTGATGAGCCCTCCTTGCCCCCGGAGTTCACTCGCCGTGGACGTCGA GGTGCAGTTTCTGTGGACAGCCTGGCTGAGCTGGAGAATGGGGCCCTGCTGCTGCAGACCCTGCAACTTTCCAAGATTTCCTTTCCAATTGGCCAGCGACTTCTGGGATCCAAAAGGAAGATGAGCCTCAACCCAATTGCTAAACAAATCCCCCAGGTTGTGGAGGCTTGCTGCAGCTTCATTGAGAAAAATG gctTAAGCACAGTGGGGATTTTCACCCTTGAATTCTCGGCTGCAAGAGTGCGTCAG CTTCGTGAAGAATTTGACCAAGGTCTGGATGTCGTGCTGGATGATACTCAGAATGTTCATGATGTGGCTGCACTCCTCAAGGAGTTTTTCCGTGACATGAAGGACTCTCTGCTGCCAGATGATCTGTACATGTCCTTCCTCCTGACAGCAA CTCTGAAGCCAGAGGATCAGCTTTCTGCCCTGCAGTTGCTGGTTTACCTAATGCCACCATGCCACAGTGACACCCTGGAGCGTCTGCTGAAGGTCCTGCATAAAATTACTGAGAACTGCGAGGACTCCATTGGCTCTGATGGACAGTTG GTTCCAGGCAATCGTATGACTTCCACCAATTTGGCCTTGGTGTTTGGATCTGCCCTCCTGAAGAAGGGGAGGCTTGCCAAGAGGGAGTCCAGGAAAACAAGGCTGGGGATTGACCACTATGTTGCTTCTGTCAGTGTGATCCGTTCCATGATTGATAACTGGGATATCCTCTTCCAA GTGCCTCCTCATATCCAGAGGCAGGTTGCTAAGCGAGTGTGGAAAGCCAGTCCTGAAGCCCTTGATTTTATCAGACGCAGGAATTTGAGGAGGATCCA GAGCGCACGGATAAAGATGGAAGAGGATGCTTTACTTTCTGATCCAGTGGAAAACTCTGCTGAAGCCCGGGCTGCTGTCCTTGCTCAAAGCAAGCCCTTTGATGAAG GTTCCTCTGAGGAGCCAGATGTGCCTCCTGGCACTGCCCGTTCCCACGACGATGAGGAAGGAGCGGGTAACCTTCCCATTCCGGAGCAAGACCGCCCATTGCTCCGTGTGCCCCGGGAGAAGGAGGCCAAAACTGGCATCAGCTACTTCTTTCCTTAA
- the ARHGAP36 gene encoding rho GTPase-activating protein 36 isoform X1, with protein sequence MQIEESTRQASRRRGNVAQRMFGRIRRLFNRRRDEPSLPPEFTRRGRRGAVSVDSLAELENGALLLQTLQLSKISFPIGQRLLGSKRKMSLNPIAKQIPQVVEACCSFIEKNGLSTVGIFTLEFSAARVRQLREEFDQGLDVVLDDTQNVHDVAALLKEFFRDMKDSLLPDDLYMSFLLTATLKPEDQLSALQLLVYLMPPCHSDTLERLLKVLHKITENCEDSIGSDGQLVPGNRMTSTNLALVFGSALLKKGRLAKRESRKTRLGIDHYVASVSVIRSMIDNWDILFQVPPHIQRQVAKRVWKASPEALDFIRRRNLRRIQSARIKMEEDALLSDPVENSAEARAAVLAQSKPFDEGQFPAGGQVLDEGQTLAESQPRAEGQALPEGQILAEDEPLEEDESSEEDVSVNEALVFGYLSQGVVFGEIQGLEIPNDLEIQSPHLEDVPELDEEEVDDDDDTLNFDDLPPLEDILEHDDEIPELIEIPDFEEIPYFDMAPDPEEAPDMQEVLNPGENPNHDLEEGPHFEDYQNLDLAEVSYLDVTPHNEEASETDEIPDNEEAPDTDEIPDHEDASDNDENPDSEEDPNLEEVPAVDKVPNDEASSAEEIPDHENAPEVNGISDSEEDLDFEEVPALHVVPSPDEAPGNHQIPNHEESRDVNGVSDSDEDPDLEEVPGLDAVPNDEEDSGAEGVPDHEEVPEVNGIAGSEEDPSPEEVPALHVVTGSEDVPDFGEIQDHEESSDDNEVPNNEEASDVEEIPGHREASDASGIQDSEKNPSLEEDSVADVVPEPEDASILSEIPHPQKDWANTFEEDKVHLTVALEPEDVSILNTIPDPQKDLTVNLEEVMNVEAVSVPQDLDPKQVQNPKAIQFRKGVYAAFPVDTTLLKNKSQLGQSPPQSH encoded by the exons ATGCAGATTGAAGAATCCACCCGTCAGGCTTCCCGCCGACGTGGAAACGTGGCGCAAAGGATGTTTGGCCGCATCAGGCGCCTTTTCAATCGCAGGCGTGATGAGCCCTCCTTGCCCCCGGAGTTCACTCGCCGTGGACGTCGA GGTGCAGTTTCTGTGGACAGCCTGGCTGAGCTGGAGAATGGGGCCCTGCTGCTGCAGACCCTGCAACTTTCCAAGATTTCCTTTCCAATTGGCCAGCGACTTCTGGGATCCAAAAGGAAGATGAGCCTCAACCCAATTGCTAAACAAATCCCCCAGGTTGTGGAGGCTTGCTGCAGCTTCATTGAGAAAAATG gctTAAGCACAGTGGGGATTTTCACCCTTGAATTCTCGGCTGCAAGAGTGCGTCAG CTTCGTGAAGAATTTGACCAAGGTCTGGATGTCGTGCTGGATGATACTCAGAATGTTCATGATGTGGCTGCACTCCTCAAGGAGTTTTTCCGTGACATGAAGGACTCTCTGCTGCCAGATGATCTGTACATGTCCTTCCTCCTGACAGCAA CTCTGAAGCCAGAGGATCAGCTTTCTGCCCTGCAGTTGCTGGTTTACCTAATGCCACCATGCCACAGTGACACCCTGGAGCGTCTGCTGAAGGTCCTGCATAAAATTACTGAGAACTGCGAGGACTCCATTGGCTCTGATGGACAGTTG GTTCCAGGCAATCGTATGACTTCCACCAATTTGGCCTTGGTGTTTGGATCTGCCCTCCTGAAGAAGGGGAGGCTTGCCAAGAGGGAGTCCAGGAAAACAAGGCTGGGGATTGACCACTATGTTGCTTCTGTCAGTGTGATCCGTTCCATGATTGATAACTGGGATATCCTCTTCCAA GTGCCTCCTCATATCCAGAGGCAGGTTGCTAAGCGAGTGTGGAAAGCCAGTCCTGAAGCCCTTGATTTTATCAGACGCAGGAATTTGAGGAGGATCCA GAGCGCACGGATAAAGATGGAAGAGGATGCTTTACTTTCTGATCCAGTGGAAAACTCTGCTGAAGCCCGGGCTGCTGTCCTTGCTCAAAGCAAGCCCTTTGATGAAGGTCAGTTCCCTGCTGGCGGTCAGGTCCTTGATGAAGGTCAGACTCTTGCTGAAAGTCAGCCCCGTGCTGAAGGCCAGGCCCTTCCTGAAGGCCAGATCCttgctgaagatgagccccttgagGAAGATGAGTCCTCTGAGGAAGATGTGTCGGTCAATGAAGCACTAGTATTTGGATATCTCAGTCAAGGAGTAGTCTTTGGGGAAATCCAAGGTCTTGAGATCCCAAATGATCTTGAAATTCAAAGCCCACATCTAGAAGACGTACCAGAGCTCGATGAAGAAGAagtagatgatgatgatgatacccTGAATTTTGATGATCTGCCTCCCCTTGAAGATATTCTAGAACATGATGATGAAATTCCAGAACTCATTGAGATCCCAGACTTTGAAGAAATACCATATTTTGATATGGCCCCAGACCCTGAAGAAGCTCCAGATATGCAGGAAGTCCTCAACCCTGGAGAAAACCCGAACCACGACCTTGAAGAAGGACCACATTTTGAAGACTACCAAAATCTTGACCTTGCAGAAGTTTCTTATCTTGATGTAACCCCGCACAATGAAGAAGCCTCCGAAACTGATGAAATCCCAGACAATGAAGAAGCCCCAGACACCGATGAAATTCCAGACCATGAAGATGCCTCAGATAATGATGAAAACCCAGATTCTGAAGAAGACCCCAATCTTGAAGAGGTCCCAGCAGTTGATAAAGTCCCAAATGATGAAGCTTCAAGTGCTGAAGAAATCCCAGACCATGAAAATGCCCCAGAGGTCAATGGGATTTCAGACTCTGAAGAAGACCTTGACTTTGAAGAAGTCCCAGCTCTTCATGTGGTCCCAAGCCCTGATGAAGCCCCCGGTAATCATCAAATCCCAAATCATGAAGAATCCCGCGACGTTAATGGAGTCTCAGACTCTGACGAAGATCCCGATCTGGAAGAGGTCCCTGGTCTTGATGCAGTTCCAAATGATGAAGAAGACTCAGGTGCTGAAGGAGTCCCAGATCATGAAGAAGTTCCAGAGGTGAATGGAATTGCAGGCTCTGAAGAAGATCCCAGCCCTGAAGAGGTCCCAGCTCTCCATGTGGTCACAGGCTCTGAAGATGTCCCTGATTTTGGTGAAATTCAAGACCATGAAGAATCCTCAGATGACAATGAAGTCCCAAACAATGAGGAAGCCTCAGACGTCGAAGAAATTCCAGGTCATAGAGAAGCCTCTGATGCCAGTGGAATCCAAGACTCTGAAAAAAACCCCAGTCTTGAAGAAGATTCAGTTGCTGATGTAGTCCCAGAGCCCGAGGATGCTTCAATTCTCAGTGAAATTCCACATCCTCAGAAGGACTGGGCCAACACTTTTGAAGAAGACAAAGTTCATCTCACTGTGGCTCTGGAGCCTGAAGATGTCTCCATTCTCAATACAATTCCAGACCCTCAGAAAGACCTGACTGTCAACCTTGAAGAAGTTATGAATGTGGAAGCAGTTTCAGTGCCTCAAGATCTCGACCCAAAACAAGTTCAGAATCCGAAGGCAATCCAGTTCCGCAAAGGTGTATATGCTGCATTTCCTGTAGATACCactcttcttaaaaacaaatctCAGCTTGGCCAAAGTCCTCCCCAGAGTCACTGA